The following proteins are encoded in a genomic region of Pagrus major chromosome 16, Pma_NU_1.0:
- the pacs2 gene encoding phosphofurin acidic cluster sorting protein 2 has protein sequence MAERSGRLSFPGSGALNRPVPMNLFATWEIDGSSPNCIPRLCSLTLKKLVVMRELDKELISVVIAVKIQGSKRILRSHEIVLPPSGSVETDLALTFSLQYPHFLKREGNKLQIMLQRRKRYKNRTILGYKTLAVGSIDMAEVMQHPTEGGQVLPLCSNQKDMLGKVAEIWIFSLSSQPIDHEEAALQGGQKIKCSDNYSEDEYESFSSEQEASDDAVQGQDLEDDEYDVRKPKKQRRSIVRTPSITRQQNFKQRVVALLKRFRVSDEVLDSEQDPAEPPPEVEEEDLDLDSVEFENPSDSGPELDDDDSVLSTPKPKLKPYFEGLSLSSSQTEIGSIHSSRSHREPPSPIDPDKTKCGGAKFPDDNVSDNVSFEQPEAVTPTTELEMDNMDTFLERLPPSGKMTKTESLIISSNRQEPKLAGRRGRSTSLKERQPSRPQSERANSLDNERSLDTRCHLQIPRKTVYDQLNHILVSDNHLPDSIILINTSDWQGQYLSDMLQNHHLPVVCTCTTADIQAAFNTIVSRIQRFCNCNSQTPVPIKIAVAGAQHYFSAVLRLFVDHLSHKTPDWLGYMRFLIIPLGAHPVSKYLGTIDYRYNSLFQDTAWRDLFHKPEAPVVAQESPDVVSRVTQYMVGANGAHQLPIAEAMLTYKQKRKKSFHFDFAVSPDEDSCQKFIPFIGMVKVGIVEQTSATLDSDDAAPLGLSLLSSTPPQVSPALKEASPTPPSSPSVHTSFCAYSSVGQTELMGLQVDYWVAPTERKKDMEKRDSSSKNTLKCNFRSLQVSRLPLGGAEPSTQPTMSMTVVTKEKNKKVMFLPKKSKDKEVESKSQVIEGISRLICTAKQQQTMLRVLIDGVEWNDVKFFQLAAQWSSHVKHFPIGIFGHSKGPY, from the exons GTTGTGCAGTCTGACTCTGAAGAAGCTGGTGGTGATGAGAGAACTGGATAAAGAGCTGATCTCTGTGGTCATAGCGGTTAAAATCCAG GGCTCCAAACGGATTTTGAGGTCCCATGAGATTGTGCTGCCACCCAGTGGGTCTGTGGAGACTGATCTGGCTCTCACCTTTTCACTGCAG TACCCTCACTTCTTAAAACGGGAAGGAAACAAGCTGCAGATCATGCTGCAGAGACGGAAGAGATACAAGAACCGAACCATCCTGGGCTACAAGACCCTCGCAGTGGGATCTATTGACATGGCCGAG GTGATGCAGCACCCGACGGAGGGAGGCCAGGTCCTGCCTCTCTGCAGCAACCAGAAAGACATGCTGGGGAAGGTGGCAGAGATCTGGATCTTTTCCCTGTCCAGTCAGCCAATCGACCACGAGGAGGCAGCCCTGCAGGGAGGACAGAAGATCAAATGCTCTG ATAACTACTCAGAGGATGAGTATGAGAGCTTCTCCTCAGAGCAGGAGGCCAGCGACGACGCCGTGCAGGGACAG GATCTCGAGGATGACGAGTACGATGTGAGAAAGCCAAAGAAACAAAGGAGGTCGATTGTGAGGACGCCCTCCATCACCAGA CAGCAGAACTTTAAGCAGCGAGTGGTGGCTCTGCTGAAGCGCTTCAGAGTCTCAGATGAG GTGCTGGACTCGGAGCAGGACCCCGCAGAGCCGCCcccagaggtggaggaggaggacctggacctggacagTGTGGAGTTCGAGAACCCGAGCGACAGCGGCCCGGAGCTCGATGATGATGACAGCGTCCTCAGCACACCAAAACCTAAACTTAA GCCATATTTCGAgggtctctccctctccagctcTCAAACTGAGATCGGCAGCATCCACAGCAGCCGGAGCCACAGGGAGCCCCCCAGCCCG ATTGACCCAGATAAAACCAAGTGCGGCGGGGCCAAATTTCCAGATGACAATGTGTCCGATAACGTCTCCTTT GAGCAGCCGGAGGCGGTGACTCCCACCACAGAGCTGGAGATGGACAACATGGACACATTTTTAGAGAGACTGCCACCAAGTGGCAAAATGACCAAGACAGAGTCCCTAATCATTTCATCCAACAG GCAGGAACCAAAGTTGGCAGGAAGGCGAGGCAGGAGCACGTCGCTGAAGGAGCGCCAGCCCAGCAGGCCGCAGAGCGAGAGGGCCAACAGCCTGGACAACGAGAGGTCCCTGGACACACGCTGCCACCTACAG ATCCCAAGAAAGACTGTGTATGACCAGCTAAACCACATCCTGGTGTCTGATAACCACCTCCCGGACAGCATCATCCTCATCAACACGTCAGACTGGCAGGGCCAG TATCTTTCAGATATGCTGCAAAACCACCATCTACCGGTGGTCTGCACGTGCACCACGGCCGACATCCAGGCTGCATTCAACACCATCGTCTCCCGCATACAGAGATT TTGCAACTGTAACTCCCAGACGCCCGTCCCCATAAAGATCGCAGTGGCCGGAGCGCAGCACTACTTCAGTGCTGTCCTGAGGCTATTTGTCGACCACCTTTCCCATAAGACCCCTGACTGGCTCGGCTACATGAGGTTCCTCATCATCCCTTTAG GTGCACATCCAGTCTCCAAATATCTCGGCACTATTGACTATCGATACAACAGTTTGTTCCAAGATACTGCTTGGAGGGACCTCTTTCACAAGCCAGAGGCTCCTGTTGTTG CCCAGGAGAGCCCAGACGTGGTGTCGAGGGTAACTCAGTACATGGTGGGAGCTAACGGGGCTCACCAGCTTCCCATCGCAGAGGCCATGCTCACCTACAAACAGAAAAG gAAAAAGagctttcattttgattttgcaGTAAG CCCTGACGAGGACTCGTGTCAGAAGTTCATCCCTTTCATTGGG ATGGTGAAAGTCGGCATCGTGGAGCAAACATCTGCAACGTTAG ACTCTGATGATGCAGCACCTCTGGGCTTGTCCCTGCTCTCCTCCACCCCTCCGCAAGTATCCCCCGCTCTCAAGGAAGCGTCGCCCACCCCGCCCTCCTCGCCCTCCGTCCACACCAGCTTCTGTGCTTACAG TTCTGTAGGTCAGACAGAACTGATGGGGCTCCAGGTTGACTACTGGGTGGCTCCaacagaaaggaagaaagacatGGAGAAGCGGGACTCCTCCTCCAAAAACACTCTGAAGTGCAATTTCCGCTCGCTGCAGGTCAGCCGGCTGCCACTGGGGGGCGCAGAGCCGAGCACCCAGCCCACCATGTCCATGACTGTGGTGACCAAGGAGAAGAATAAGAAGG TCATGTTCCTGCCAAAAAAGAGCAAAGACAAGGAGGTGGAGTCGAAGAGTCAAGTGATCGAAGGCATCAGCCGGCTCATCTGCACTGCCAAGCAACAGCAGACCATGCTGAGAG TACTGATCGACGGCGTCGAATGGAACGATGTCAAGTTTTTCCAGCTGGCGGCTCAGTGGTCCTCGCACGTCAAACACTTCCCCATCGGGATCTTTGGACACTCGAAAGGCCCGTACTAG